In one Oryzias latipes chromosome 13, ASM223467v1 genomic region, the following are encoded:
- the LOC101161740 gene encoding olfactory receptor 4K17-like encodes MANNTSVVGGFVVRQPSYRVIIVQVLVIIFFFINMLLIVTFFKKKSFHTSARYLLFALMLMSDSFLLAMSDILLVLTAFEVVMHVWVCVIVSIVVLLYNMVTPVTLAAMTLERYVAICMPLHHAELCSPRSTVHCILIIHGISSIPCMVILSVFFASVSLSIFKENMVCSVEMFILYKWHNDLRSAVSQFFFLIMCIVIVFSYYKIMRVAKAASGENKQSTLRGLKTVLLHAFQLLLCLIQLWCPFIEIAALQVSMNFFISVRYSNYIIFILAPRCLSPLIYGLRDETFFLALKKLWKI; translated from the coding sequence ATGGCAAACAACACCTCTGTAGTTGGTGGGTTTGTGGTGCGGCAGCCCAGTTACCGGGTTATTATTGTGCAGGTCTTggtcattatattttttttcatcaacatGTTGCtgattgtgacatttttcaaaaaaaagtcttttcacACGAGTGCTCGGTACCTCTTATTTGCTCTAATGCTAATGTCAGATAGCTTTCTGTTAGCCATGTCTGATATTCTACTGGTTTTAACAGCTTTTGAGGTGGTCATGCATGTTTGGGTGTGCGTTATTGTATCAATAGTAGTGCTCTTGTACAATATGGTTACACCTGTTACTCTTGCAGCAATGACCCTGGAGCGATATGTGGCGATCTGCATGCCCCTGCATCACGCAGAGCTGTGCTCCCCTCGCAGCACGGTGCACTGCATCCTCATCATTCATGGAATCAGTTCCATTCCTTGCATGGTcatcctctctgtgttttttgcaTCAGTTTCTCTCAGCATTTTCAAGGAAAACATGGTGTGCTCAGTGGAAATGTTCATATTATATAAGTGGCACAATGATCTTAGGTCAGCTGTaagtcagtttttctttttaatcatgtgCATTGTCATTGTTTTCTCGTATTATAAAATAATGCGAGTAGCTAAAGCAGCATCGGGAGAGAATAAACAGTCAACGCTAAGAGGCCTGAAAACAGTGCTCCTTCATGctttccagctgctgctctgcctCATCCAGCTGTGGTGTCCCTTCATAGAAATTGCTGCTCTCCAAGTTAGTATGAACTTTTTCATCAGTGTAAGATATTCTAACTACATAATATTTATTCTCGCTCCCAGGTGTCTGAGTCCTCTCATTTATGGCCTCAGAgatgaaaccttttttcttgctttaaaaAAGCTTTGGAAGATTTAG